The proteins below come from a single Phycisphaeraceae bacterium genomic window:
- a CDS encoding RtcB family protein, which yields MKKRELVNLGLTSPEAIAAAIAACRQHRLGRDQARQSLIRLINDPAAMADDPTWGAVAAALISHPDQYAQSVEAPLRLWGKVGEDFDRAAFDQIARACELPIAAAGALMPDAHVGYGLPIGGVLATRNAVIPYAVGVDIACRVKLSVFDLPPSMLETDSGRERLTHAIESETRFGVGAEFGSRSDRTPRREHAVLDDDWAVSPVTLRLKPKAHAQLGTSGSGNHFVEFGVLSIAEDSTDLPLPAGEYLALLSHSGSRGCGAAVCDHYSRLAMEQHAKLDPQYRQLAWLDLDSHAGKEYWNAMQLMGEYAAANHACIHAHIAKHIGAETLLGVENHHNFAWEEEHIFNGSIERVIVHRKGATPAGAGVLGVIPGTMADPAFVVVGKDGSGSLASASHGAGRVMSRTAARKSFNWKAVKPMLAERRVTLISAGIDENPHVYKDIRRVLSLQHDLVRPIARFDPRLVKMAPEGEKAED from the coding sequence ATGAAGAAGCGTGAGCTGGTCAATCTGGGTCTTACTTCACCAGAGGCAATAGCTGCTGCGATTGCTGCGTGTCGACAGCACCGCCTTGGCCGCGATCAGGCGAGGCAGTCGCTGATTCGTCTCATCAACGATCCCGCTGCGATGGCGGATGATCCAACCTGGGGTGCTGTTGCGGCGGCGCTCATCTCCCATCCGGATCAGTATGCGCAGTCCGTAGAGGCTCCGTTGCGGCTGTGGGGTAAAGTCGGGGAAGACTTCGATCGTGCGGCATTTGACCAGATCGCTCGCGCGTGCGAGTTGCCAATAGCGGCTGCGGGTGCGCTCATGCCCGATGCTCATGTCGGGTACGGCCTTCCGATCGGGGGCGTGCTCGCGACTCGCAACGCAGTCATTCCGTACGCGGTGGGGGTAGACATTGCTTGTCGAGTTAAACTTTCGGTCTTCGATCTGCCTCCTTCGATGCTCGAAACCGATTCGGGCCGCGAGCGATTGACACATGCGATCGAATCCGAGACTCGCTTCGGCGTCGGGGCGGAGTTCGGATCGCGTTCCGATCGAACCCCCAGACGTGAGCACGCAGTCCTTGATGATGATTGGGCCGTTTCGCCGGTTACCCTGCGACTCAAGCCCAAGGCACACGCCCAACTCGGCACTTCCGGTTCGGGTAATCACTTCGTCGAGTTTGGTGTCCTTTCGATTGCAGAAGATTCCACCGATCTGCCCTTACCGGCTGGAGAGTACCTGGCACTGCTGTCGCATTCCGGTTCGCGTGGATGCGGGGCTGCGGTGTGCGATCATTACTCTCGCCTCGCGATGGAGCAGCACGCGAAACTTGATCCACAGTATCGTCAACTCGCGTGGCTCGATCTCGACTCGCACGCGGGAAAGGAGTACTGGAATGCGATGCAACTCATGGGTGAATACGCAGCAGCAAATCACGCCTGTATCCATGCTCACATTGCGAAGCATATCGGTGCCGAAACGCTCCTTGGCGTTGAAAACCACCACAACTTCGCGTGGGAAGAGGAACACATCTTCAACGGCTCAATCGAGCGAGTGATCGTCCATCGCAAGGGCGCAACCCCTGCGGGTGCCGGCGTGCTCGGCGTCATTCCCGGCACCATGGCGGACCCGGCGTTTGTGGTTGTCGGCAAGGATGGATCCGGGTCGCTCGCATCAGCATCGCACGGAGCAGGGCGTGTGATGTCACGCACTGCAGCCAGAAAATCGTTCAACTGGAAGGCGGTCAAGCCGATGCTCGCCGAGCGCCGCGTCACACTCATCTCGGCCGGCATCGACGAGAATCCGCATGTGTACAAGGACATTCGACGCGTTCTTTCACTCCAGCACGATCTCGTGCGACC